One genomic segment of Pelagerythrobacter marensis includes these proteins:
- a CDS encoding DUF4139 domain-containing protein produces MLRTFAACSALSLIALAPAAVGQGATDETAQGDVSVTIYNNGQALVQDVRQLPIAQGRSRIEFPDVSAEIRPETLSFNADGAAIVEQNFDFDLLTPTKLMEKAIGQTVTLVRTNPATGAETRERATVLSTAGGVVVRIGNRIEVLRDDGLPVRAVFDRVPPNLRARPTLSVTVDSMRAGTRPASIRYLTGGLGWSADYVSLYDEANGTIDMQGWVTLTNDSGTTFHSADTLLIAGSPGRGSARNSRSGMVRPGTENSGREQVGDFYLYPIGARTTIANNQTKQVSFLDVQGVPARKVYARTVGWMASDSRPVNVSSEIAFSSSRDGGLGDALPAGTVRFYQRDSQGNAQFIGENAIGHTPMGSELSLKTGDAFDVMLQAEVESRETITASEWERSARYRVIRDGEVVEQVDVERPKRFYRTTMRYTLSNAKGTPVEVDLVQAGMDRGWWGNDYRIVSEDLPGDQLNVDRRKWTIPVPAEGKREFRVTYETRF; encoded by the coding sequence ATGCTTCGTACTTTTGCCGCCTGCAGCGCGCTGTCGCTCATTGCCCTCGCCCCCGCGGCAGTGGGGCAGGGCGCGACGGACGAAACCGCGCAGGGCGACGTTTCGGTCACCATCTACAACAATGGGCAGGCGCTGGTGCAGGATGTTCGGCAATTGCCGATCGCGCAGGGGCGCAGCCGGATCGAATTTCCCGATGTTTCCGCCGAAATTCGCCCCGAAACGCTCAGCTTCAATGCCGATGGCGCGGCAATCGTCGAACAGAATTTCGATTTCGATCTGCTGACGCCGACCAAGCTGATGGAAAAGGCCATAGGCCAGACCGTCACGCTCGTTCGCACCAATCCCGCGACGGGGGCCGAAACGCGCGAGCGGGCAACGGTGCTGTCCACCGCCGGGGGCGTGGTGGTTCGGATCGGCAATAGGATCGAAGTGCTGCGTGACGATGGCCTGCCGGTGCGCGCCGTGTTCGACCGGGTGCCGCCCAACTTGCGCGCGCGGCCCACGCTTTCGGTAACGGTGGACAGTATGCGGGCGGGTACGCGCCCTGCCTCGATCCGCTATCTCACCGGCGGGCTGGGCTGGTCGGCGGATTACGTCTCGCTCTATGACGAGGCGAACGGCACGATCGACATGCAGGGCTGGGTCACGCTGACCAACGACAGCGGGACGACTTTCCATTCCGCCGATACCCTGCTGATCGCCGGCAGTCCGGGCCGCGGAAGCGCGCGCAATTCGCGGAGTGGCATGGTACGGCCGGGCACGGAAAATTCAGGGCGCGAACAGGTCGGCGACTTCTACCTCTATCCGATCGGCGCGCGCACCACGATCGCGAACAATCAGACCAAGCAGGTCAGCTTCCTCGACGTGCAGGGCGTTCCGGCGCGCAAGGTCTATGCCCGCACGGTTGGCTGGATGGCGAGCGATTCCAGGCCGGTCAACGTATCGAGCGAGATCGCCTTTTCCTCTTCGCGCGACGGCGGGCTGGGCGATGCTCTGCCGGCCGGCACCGTGCGCTTTTACCAGCGGGACAGTCAGGGCAACGCGCAGTTCATCGGTGAAAATGCGATCGGCCATACGCCGATGGGCAGCGAGCTGAGCCTGAAGACCGGCGATGCGTTCGACGTCATGCTCCAGGCCGAAGTCGAAAGCCGCGAAACGATCACCGCGTCGGAGTGGGAACGCAGCGCGCGCTATCGGGTGATCCGTGACGGTGAAGTGGTCGAACAGGTCGATGTCGAACGGCCCAAGCGCTTCTATCGCACGACGATGCGCTACACCCTCTCCAACGCCAAGGGCACCCCGGTAGAGGTCGATCTGGTCCAGGCCGGGATGGACCGGGGCTGGTGGGGCAACGATTACCGCATCGTCAGCGAAGATTTGCCGGGCGATCAGCTCAATGTGGATCGGCGCAAGTGGACGATACCCGTTCCGGCCGAAGGCAAGCGCGAGTTCCGCGTAACTTACGAAACGCGGTTCTGA
- a CDS encoding DUF4139 domain-containing protein codes for MRRAAILFALAIVPDVAGARQTVEASDPEALAVTVYRDPGRDADEEMDRDWPKGFAMVSETRTVTLPPGESTVRFEGVAEGMVAVSAIVTGLPGGTIEKNRNAELLSPGALVNGMLGNRVTITRTNPATGRARSEQAIVRTRADGGLVLQTGEGFEAVRCAGLPETLTFDRVPTGLSAQPVFSIDTRDASGGTYRVVLTYLAWGFDWQANYVATLGQGDGQGGVDLALTSWLTLLNDNGQSFPDAELMAVAGTLNVESDFEALAAPPQAERLRLTCYPLGSTASGSPIRYRARQAYAPGPPPPPPPAPMMARMDDAAIEVTAAKRAEVAPVMAGEEELGDLKLYRVPEPITVAAKGLKQVAFLRKERIDGRLVYEIGCPPGQSAEGFRPAARMLETVNDEEHGLGVALPSGGVAIFEPSSYGPLLVGEENLRDHAEGQDVEIALGTSPQVQAACRRTSKHDPDEKPRKWNRMEAEITNALPTPVTVRIALGWSAYWDVRGRGTGSVRDGMREIETTIPANSDRKIRWRVRSSDQ; via the coding sequence ATGCGGCGGGCCGCGATCCTGTTCGCGCTGGCGATCGTGCCGGATGTGGCCGGCGCGCGCCAGACGGTCGAGGCTTCGGACCCCGAAGCCCTGGCGGTGACCGTCTATCGCGATCCCGGCCGCGATGCGGACGAGGAAATGGATCGCGACTGGCCGAAAGGCTTTGCGATGGTCAGCGAAACGCGCACGGTCACGCTGCCGCCGGGGGAAAGCACGGTGCGGTTCGAAGGGGTGGCCGAAGGGATGGTCGCGGTCAGCGCGATCGTCACCGGTCTGCCCGGCGGAACGATCGAGAAAAACCGCAACGCGGAACTGCTTTCGCCCGGTGCGCTGGTCAACGGAATGCTGGGAAACCGGGTTACGATCACCCGCACCAATCCCGCAACCGGACGGGCGCGGAGCGAACAGGCCATCGTGCGGACCCGTGCCGACGGCGGCCTGGTCCTGCAAACGGGCGAGGGGTTCGAGGCGGTGCGTTGCGCCGGCTTGCCCGAAACGCTGACGTTCGACCGCGTGCCGACCGGGCTTTCCGCCCAGCCGGTGTTCTCGATCGACACGCGCGATGCCAGCGGCGGAACCTATCGCGTGGTGCTGACTTATCTCGCCTGGGGGTTCGACTGGCAGGCGAATTACGTCGCCACTCTGGGGCAGGGTGACGGGCAGGGCGGCGTGGATCTCGCGCTCACCTCGTGGCTCACACTGCTCAACGATAACGGGCAGAGCTTCCCCGATGCCGAGCTGATGGCAGTGGCGGGCACGCTCAACGTCGAAAGCGATTTCGAGGCGCTGGCCGCCCCGCCTCAGGCGGAGCGGTTGCGCCTGACCTGCTATCCGCTGGGCAGCACGGCCAGCGGGTCGCCGATACGGTATCGCGCCAGGCAGGCATATGCGCCCGGGCCCCCACCTCCACCGCCACCCGCACCGATGATGGCGCGGATGGACGATGCGGCAATCGAAGTAACCGCGGCGAAGCGCGCGGAAGTCGCGCCGGTTATGGCAGGGGAAGAGGAACTGGGCGATCTCAAGCTCTACCGCGTCCCCGAACCGATCACCGTTGCAGCCAAGGGGCTGAAACAGGTGGCGTTCCTGCGCAAGGAGCGGATCGACGGTCGTCTCGTTTACGAGATCGGCTGCCCTCCCGGTCAGTCGGCCGAAGGCTTCCGGCCCGCCGCGCGAATGCTGGAAACGGTGAACGATGAAGAACATGGCCTGGGCGTTGCCCTGCCTTCGGGCGGAGTGGCGATCTTCGAACCGTCTTCGTACGGGCCCTTGCTGGTCGGGGAGGAAAACCTGCGCGATCATGCGGAAGGGCAGGACGTGGAAATCGCGCTCGGCACCAGCCCGCAGGTCCAGGCCGCCTGTCGCCGCACGAGCAAGCATGACCCGGATGAAAAGCCGCGCAAGTGGAACAGGATGGAAGCCGAAATCACCAACGCCCTGCCGACGCCGGTCACCGTGCGGATCGCGCTGGGGTGGAGCGCGTACTGGGACGTGCGCGGCAGGGGCACCGGCAGCGTCCGCGACGGTATGCGCGAGATCGAAACCACAATTCCCGCCAATTCGGATCGGAAAATCCGCTGGCGTGTGCGTTCTTCCGACCAGTGA
- the alaS gene encoding alanine--tRNA ligase — protein sequence MTSTNDIRRSFIDYFAGHGHTPVPSAPLVPYNDPTLMFVNAGMVPFKNVFTGLEAPPGPTAVSSQKCVRAGGKHNDLDNVGYTARHHTFFEMLGNFSFGDYFKEQAIENAWTLLTKEWGLSADRLTATVFHTDDEAFDLWRKISGLPEERIIRIATSDNFWSMGETGPCGPCSEVFYDHGDHIPGGPPGSPDEDGDRFIEIWNLVFMQFEQSADGTRADLPKPSIDTGMGLERIAAVMQGVHDNYDTDTFRELIAASESLTGVAAQGDSRASHRVIADHLRSSGFLMADGVLPSNEGRGYVLRRIMRRAMRHAHLLGADQPLMHRLVPALVTEMGQAYPELQRGQALIEEVLEREETQFRRTLEKGLRLLDEETAAMGEGGELEGETAFKLYDTYGFPYDLTEDALRARGIGVDRAGFEAAMERQKAAARAAWKGSGEAADGELWFDIAEREGSTEFTGYSATEGEGQVVAIVRDGAEVISAKAGEDVIVLTNQTPFYGESGGQSGDAGTIFTPEGLKIAVSDTSKPLGRLHAHHGRVESGAVAVGDSVHMTVDAERRDRIRANHSATHLVHAALRNRLGSHVTQKGSLVAAERFRFDFSHPRPLSAEDIAAIEAEVNAEIRANETVQTRLMSPDEAVEAGALALFGEKYGDEVRVLSMGRQARGDDGQDRTYSVELCGGTHVRATGDIGLFRIVSESAVSSGVRRIEALTGEAARQWLVGREEALKSVAGTLKSAPDEVEARVAALVDERKRLERELAEARKQIALGGGGGAGAPAQGAAEEEVAGVKFSGQVLDGLDAKELRGLLDEAKKRLGSGIAAAVAVNGGRAAIAVAVTDDLTDRYDAIALVRRGVEALGGKGGGGRPDMAQGGGPDGAAAGTAIAAVRAAIEDTVSA from the coding sequence ATGACTTCGACCAACGATATACGCCGGTCCTTCATCGACTATTTCGCCGGCCACGGCCACACCCCGGTGCCCAGCGCGCCGCTGGTGCCTTACAACGACCCGACGCTGATGTTCGTCAACGCGGGGATGGTGCCGTTCAAGAACGTCTTTACCGGGCTGGAAGCGCCGCCGGGGCCAACCGCGGTGAGCAGCCAGAAGTGCGTTCGGGCTGGGGGCAAGCACAACGATCTCGACAACGTCGGCTATACCGCGCGCCATCACACGTTCTTCGAGATGCTGGGCAATTTCTCGTTCGGCGATTATTTCAAGGAACAGGCGATCGAAAACGCCTGGACCCTGCTGACGAAGGAATGGGGTCTGTCCGCCGATCGGCTGACGGCCACGGTTTTCCATACCGATGACGAGGCGTTCGATCTCTGGCGCAAGATTTCCGGCCTGCCGGAAGAACGGATCATCCGCATCGCCACCAGCGACAATTTCTGGTCGATGGGCGAAACCGGCCCCTGTGGCCCGTGCAGCGAAGTGTTCTACGACCACGGCGACCACATCCCCGGCGGCCCGCCCGGATCGCCGGACGAGGACGGGGACCGGTTCATCGAGATCTGGAACCTCGTCTTCATGCAGTTCGAGCAGTCGGCCGACGGAACCCGTGCCGATCTGCCCAAACCCAGCATCGACACCGGCATGGGGCTGGAACGGATCGCCGCGGTCATGCAGGGCGTCCACGACAATTACGATACCGACACTTTCCGCGAACTGATCGCCGCCAGCGAAAGCCTGACCGGCGTTGCCGCCCAGGGCGACAGTCGTGCGAGCCATCGGGTGATTGCCGACCACCTGCGGTCGAGCGGTTTTCTGATGGCCGACGGCGTCCTGCCGTCGAACGAAGGGCGCGGCTATGTCCTGCGCCGGATCATGCGCCGCGCCATGCGCCACGCGCATCTGCTGGGTGCCGATCAGCCGCTGATGCACCGCCTCGTCCCCGCACTGGTGACCGAAATGGGCCAGGCCTACCCCGAGCTGCAGCGCGGCCAGGCCCTGATCGAGGAAGTGCTGGAGCGTGAAGAAACCCAGTTCCGCCGCACGCTGGAAAAGGGTCTGCGCTTGCTCGACGAAGAAACCGCCGCGATGGGCGAGGGTGGGGAGCTGGAAGGCGAAACCGCGTTCAAGCTCTACGATACGTATGGTTTCCCCTACGATCTGACCGAAGATGCGCTGCGCGCGCGCGGCATCGGCGTGGATCGCGCAGGTTTCGAAGCCGCGATGGAGCGGCAGAAGGCCGCTGCCCGCGCCGCCTGGAAGGGATCGGGCGAAGCCGCCGATGGCGAGCTGTGGTTCGACATTGCCGAGCGGGAGGGCAGCACCGAATTCACCGGCTATTCGGCGACCGAGGGCGAAGGCCAGGTGGTCGCGATCGTGCGCGACGGCGCCGAAGTCATCAGCGCGAAAGCGGGTGAGGATGTGATCGTCCTCACCAACCAGACCCCGTTCTATGGCGAAAGCGGCGGCCAGTCGGGCGATGCTGGCACCATCTTCACGCCCGAAGGGCTGAAGATCGCGGTGTCCGACACCTCGAAGCCGCTTGGCCGGCTCCACGCCCACCACGGGCGGGTCGAAAGCGGCGCGGTCGCCGTGGGCGACAGTGTGCACATGACGGTCGATGCCGAACGGCGCGATCGCATCCGCGCCAACCATTCGGCGACTCACCTCGTCCACGCCGCCCTGCGCAACCGCCTGGGCAGCCACGTCACGCAGAAGGGTTCGCTGGTCGCCGCCGAGCGCTTCCGGTTCGATTTCTCCCACCCGCGTCCGCTCAGCGCTGAAGACATCGCGGCGATCGAGGCTGAAGTGAACGCGGAAATCCGCGCCAACGAAACGGTTCAGACCCGGCTTATGAGCCCGGATGAAGCGGTCGAAGCGGGCGCTCTCGCGCTGTTCGGCGAGAAGTATGGTGATGAAGTGCGCGTCCTGTCGATGGGCCGCCAGGCCCGGGGCGACGACGGGCAGGACCGGACTTACTCGGTGGAACTGTGTGGCGGCACCCATGTTCGCGCTACCGGCGACATCGGCCTGTTCCGCATCGTTTCCGAAAGCGCGGTGTCATCCGGTGTGCGCCGGATAGAGGCGCTGACCGGTGAGGCGGCACGCCAGTGGCTGGTGGGCCGCGAGGAGGCGCTGAAATCGGTTGCCGGAACGCTCAAGTCCGCGCCCGATGAAGTCGAGGCGCGGGTTGCCGCACTGGTCGACGAACGCAAGCGGCTCGAACGCGAACTGGCCGAAGCGCGCAAACAGATCGCGCTCGGCGGCGGCGGCGGTGCGGGTGCGCCCGCGCAGGGTGCGGCCGAAGAAGAGGTCGCCGGCGTCAAGTTTTCGGGGCAGGTGCTCGACGGGCTCGACGCCAAGGAATTGCGCGGCCTTCTCGATGAAGCGAAGAAGCGCTTGGGATCGGGCATTGCCGCGGCGGTTGCGGTCAACGGCGGGCGCGCGGCAATCGCCGTCGCGGTAACCGACGATCTGACGGATCGTTACGACGCGATCGCACTCGTGCGCCGCGGGGTCGAGGCGCTGGGCGGGAAGGGCGGCGGTGGCCGTCCCGACATGGCCCAGGGCGGCGGCCCCGACGGAGCGGCAGCGGGCACGGCGATTGCCGCAGTCCGCGCCGCCATCGAGGATACCGTTTCGGCCTGA
- a CDS encoding class I SAM-dependent methyltransferase, with protein sequence MTEKFEWEGRAGRSWADEWRRTDRSFSALTRQLLDAAAARPHSRVLDIGCGAGEISLALASRRPDTQVVGVDVSAELLAVARSRSENAANVAFETGDAAQWSRAGFAPDLLVSRHGVMFFADPVAAFTHLAEIAAPNANLVFSCFRSAAENTWASGLASLSPGGAGAPPPPGQPGPFAFADPDYVRDILTRASWRDPTFEPVDFPYIAGEGSDPVEDALSYFLVIGPAARAAAQMDPPTREDYIARLRAFLAERVEDGRIAFGGAAWLVRAQAPA encoded by the coding sequence ATGACCGAAAAATTCGAATGGGAAGGGCGCGCCGGGCGCAGTTGGGCAGACGAATGGCGGCGTACCGATCGCAGCTTTTCCGCACTTACCCGGCAGTTGCTCGATGCCGCCGCCGCCCGCCCTCACAGCCGCGTGCTCGACATCGGTTGCGGTGCGGGCGAGATATCGCTGGCACTCGCATCCCGCCGGCCGGACACGCAAGTCGTCGGCGTCGATGTCAGTGCGGAATTGCTGGCAGTGGCGAGAAGCCGCAGCGAAAACGCGGCGAACGTCGCGTTCGAAACGGGCGATGCGGCGCAGTGGTCGCGCGCGGGGTTCGCGCCCGATCTTCTGGTATCGCGCCACGGGGTGATGTTCTTCGCCGACCCGGTGGCCGCCTTCACCCATCTCGCCGAAATAGCGGCGCCGAACGCGAATCTCGTGTTCAGCTGCTTCCGTTCTGCGGCTGAAAATACCTGGGCAAGCGGTCTCGCGTCGCTCTCCCCTGGCGGAGCGGGTGCACCGCCGCCGCCCGGCCAGCCCGGCCCGTTCGCCTTTGCCGATCCCGACTATGTGCGCGATATCCTCACCCGCGCGAGCTGGCGCGATCCGACGTTCGAGCCGGTCGATTTTCCTTATATTGCGGGGGAGGGGAGCGATCCGGTGGAAGATGCGCTGTCCTACTTCCTGGTCATCGGCCCGGCCGCGCGGGCCGCGGCGCAGATGGACCCGCCGACGCGTGAGGATTACATCGCACGGCTGCGCGCCTTTCTGGCAGAACGGGTCGAAGACGGCCGCATCGCGTTCGGCGGCGCGGCCTGGCTGGTCCGCGCGCAAGCACCTGCATAG
- the recA gene encoding recombinase RecA, protein MAAELKLVEKESNVDRQKALDAALAQIDRAFGKGSAMKLGQKEAMQVEAISTGSLGLDIALGVGGLPKGRVIEVYGPESSGKTTLALHVIAEAQKNGGTAAFVDAEHALDPVYAKKLGVDIEELIVSQPDTGEQALEITDTLVRSNAIDVLVVDSVAALVPRAEIEGEMGDSHVGLQARLMSQSLRKLTGSISRSKTMVIFINQLRMKIGVMYGNPETTTGGNALKFYASVRLDIRRTGQIKDRDEIVGNSTRVKVVKNKVAPPFKQVEFDIMYGQGISKIGEILDLGVKAGIVEKSGSWFSYDSIRIGQGRENAKQYLKDNPEVCDRLEAAIRGRTDEVAEEMMTGPDADD, encoded by the coding sequence ATGGCGGCGGAACTGAAGCTGGTTGAGAAGGAAAGCAACGTGGACCGTCAAAAGGCACTCGATGCCGCGCTCGCGCAGATCGATCGTGCGTTCGGCAAAGGCTCGGCGATGAAACTGGGCCAGAAGGAAGCGATGCAGGTGGAAGCGATTTCCACCGGATCGCTTGGCCTCGATATCGCGCTGGGCGTTGGCGGCCTGCCGAAAGGCCGCGTGATCGAAGTCTATGGGCCGGAAAGCTCGGGCAAGACCACGCTGGCGCTGCATGTCATCGCCGAAGCGCAGAAGAACGGCGGCACCGCCGCTTTCGTCGATGCCGAACACGCGCTCGATCCGGTCTATGCCAAGAAGCTGGGCGTCGACATCGAAGAACTGATCGTCTCGCAGCCCGATACGGGCGAACAGGCGCTGGAAATCACCGATACGCTGGTGCGCTCAAATGCGATTGACGTGCTGGTGGTCGATTCGGTTGCTGCGCTGGTTCCCCGGGCGGAAATCGAAGGCGAGATGGGCGATAGCCATGTCGGCCTGCAGGCCCGGCTGATGTCGCAATCGCTGCGCAAGCTGACCGGTTCGATCAGCCGATCGAAGACAATGGTGATCTTCATCAACCAGCTGCGGATGAAGATCGGCGTGATGTACGGCAATCCTGAAACCACCACCGGCGGCAATGCGCTGAAGTTCTACGCTAGCGTGCGGCTCGACATTCGCCGCACCGGTCAGATCAAGGATCGCGACGAGATCGTCGGCAATTCGACTCGGGTGAAAGTGGTCAAGAACAAGGTCGCTCCGCCGTTCAAGCAGGTCGAATTCGATATCATGTATGGCCAGGGCATTTCGAAGATTGGCGAGATCCTCGATCTCGGGGTCAAGGCCGGGATCGTGGAGAAATCGGGTAGCTGGTTCAGTTACGATTCGATCCGCATCGGGCAGGGCCGCGAAAACGCCAAGCAGTATCTCAAGGACAATCCAGAAGTTTGCGACAGGTTGGAAGCCGCGATCCGCGGCCGGACCGACGAAGTCGCCGAGGAGATGATGACGGGTCCGGACGCGGACGATTGA